In Streptomyces sp. NBC_01717, one DNA window encodes the following:
- the atzF gene encoding allophanate hydrolase encodes MTTSTPVLARVRAAHARIEAVDRPEIWIDLRPLPEVEAEAGTLDARVAAGEHLPLAGRLLAVKGNIDVAGLPTTAGCPSYAYKPTADAPAVARLRAAGALVIGTTNLDQFATGLVGTRSPYGAVRHAHDPSRISGGSSSGSAVAVALGIADLSLGTDTAGSGRIPAAFNGIVGLKPTRGLVPTDGVVPACASLDCVTVFARTLPEAEQALALMTTATPRSAPARTPGPWRIAVPATGQLGELDPGWAEAYEAAAVRLHAAGAHLQPVDLAPFLEAAALLYDGAFVAERYTAVGAFVDTAPAADLDPTVAHIITAARDIPAHRLFADRDRLAVLRDAAMAALSDADALLLPTAPGHPTLAEVAADPLGANARLGRFTNSTNLFGLCAVAAPAGDVAGHPFGVMLIGPAHTDERLARITALLTPPTRLVVAGAHLTGQPLNPQLLSLGAHLLRTTTTAPVYRLHALRTDPPKPGLERVGEGGAEIEVEVWELPPEGLGRLTAELPSPMALGRVELSDGTTAPGFLCEPYALRSATDITVHRGWRGYLDH; translated from the coding sequence ATGACCACGTCCACACCCGTACTGGCCCGGGTCCGCGCCGCCCACGCCCGGATCGAGGCCGTCGACCGTCCGGAGATCTGGATCGACCTGCGCCCGCTGCCCGAGGTGGAGGCCGAGGCCGGAACCCTCGATGCCCGCGTGGCCGCGGGGGAACATCTCCCCCTCGCCGGCCGCTTGCTGGCCGTCAAGGGCAACATCGATGTCGCCGGCCTCCCCACCACCGCGGGCTGCCCTTCGTACGCGTACAAGCCGACGGCCGACGCCCCGGCCGTGGCCCGCCTCCGTGCGGCCGGAGCCCTGGTGATCGGCACGACCAACCTCGACCAGTTCGCCACGGGGCTGGTCGGCACCCGCTCCCCCTACGGAGCGGTCCGCCACGCCCATGACCCGTCGCGGATCAGCGGAGGCTCCAGCTCCGGTTCCGCGGTCGCCGTCGCGCTCGGCATCGCCGACCTGTCGCTCGGCACCGACACCGCGGGCTCCGGCCGGATCCCGGCCGCGTTCAACGGGATCGTGGGCCTGAAGCCGACCCGCGGCCTGGTCCCGACCGACGGTGTGGTCCCGGCCTGCGCAAGCCTGGACTGTGTCACCGTCTTCGCCCGTACGCTCCCCGAGGCCGAGCAGGCGCTCGCCCTGATGACCACGGCCACGCCGCGGTCCGCACCCGCCCGGACACCGGGTCCCTGGCGTATCGCGGTCCCGGCGACCGGACAGCTGGGCGAGCTGGACCCCGGCTGGGCGGAGGCGTACGAGGCAGCGGCCGTCCGCCTCCACGCGGCGGGCGCGCATCTGCAACCGGTGGACCTGGCCCCCTTCCTCGAAGCCGCAGCCCTGCTGTACGACGGAGCATTCGTGGCCGAGCGCTACACGGCGGTCGGCGCATTCGTCGACACCGCCCCCGCCGCCGATCTCGACCCCACCGTCGCCCACATCATCACGGCGGCCCGGGACATCCCGGCACACCGTCTGTTCGCCGACCGGGACCGGCTGGCGGTTCTGCGTGATGCCGCCATGGCGGCCCTCTCCGACGCCGACGCCCTTCTCCTGCCCACCGCACCGGGTCACCCCACGCTGGCGGAGGTGGCCGCGGACCCGCTGGGCGCCAACGCACGGCTGGGCCGGTTCACCAACTCCACCAACCTGTTCGGCCTGTGCGCGGTGGCCGCCCCGGCCGGCGACGTGGCCGGACACCCCTTCGGCGTGATGCTGATCGGCCCGGCCCACACGGATGAACGCCTGGCACGCATCACCGCGCTGCTGACCCCGCCCACCAGGCTGGTCGTCGCGGGCGCCCATCTGACGGGCCAGCCCCTGAACCCTCAACTCCTGTCCCTGGGTGCCCACTTGCTCCGCACGACGACCACGGCCCCGGTGTACCGCCTGCACGCCCTACGCACCGACCCGCCCAAGCCGGGCCTGGAACGGGTGGGCGAAGGCGGCGCTGAGATCGAGGTGGAAGTGTGGGAACTGCCCCCTGAGGGTCTGGGCCGCCTCACGGCGGAGCTCCCGTCCCCCATGGCACTGGGCCGGGTGGAACTCTCGGACGGCACAACCGCGCCCGGCTTCCTGTGCGAGCCCTACGCCCTGCGCAGCGCAACGGACATCACGGTGCACCGCGGCTGGCGCGGCTACCTCGACCACTGA
- a CDS encoding DEAD/DEAH box helicase — protein MTEDLSPAERYQAFRIRAAEQATALAPFREMYEFDLDPFQIEACKALEAGKGVLVAAPTGSGKTIVGEFAVHLALRQGRKCFYTTPIKALSNQKYADLVKRYGADKVGLLTGDNSVNADAPVVVMTTEVLRNMLYAGSQALRGLGHVVMDEVHYLSDRFRGAVWEEVIIHLPDSVTLVSLSATVSNAEEFGDWLDTVRGDTEVIVAESRPVPLWQHVLAGRRMYDLFEEETDHGGRGAGRREVNPDLVRLARMENQRGYNPRERRRGKMVREADRERERRQRSRIWTPSRPEVIDRLDAEGLLPAITFIFSRAGCEAAVQQCLQAGLRLNDEDRRRLVREIVEERTASIPGEDLHVLGYYEWLEGLERGIAAHHAGMLPTFKEVVEELFVRGLVKAVFATETLALGINMPARSVVLEKLVKWNGEQHADITPGEYTQLTGRAGRRGIDVEGHAVVLWQRGMDPGALAGLAGTRTYPLRSSFRPSYNMAVNLVHQFGRHRSRELLETSFAQFQADRSVVGISRQVQKNEEGLAGYREGMTCHLGDFEEYARLRRDLKERETELAKHGASQRRAAAAASLEKLKPGDVIHVPTGKFAGLALVLDPGLPAGRVNGYRGLEYNDGPRPLVLTSERQVKRLAAIDFPVPVEAVERMRVPKSFNPRSPQSRRDLASALRTKAGHIVPERHRRGRAEAADDQQIARYRAELRAHPCHGCAEREDHARWAERYHRLQRDTKQLERRIEGRTNTIARTFDRIVALLTELDYLRGNEVTEHGRRLARLYGELDLLASECLRAGVWEGLNPAELAACVSALVYEARQADDAVAPKLPSGPAKTAMAEMVHIWGRLDALEEDFKINQAEGVGQREPDLGFAWAVYMWASGRTLDEVLREAEMPAGDFVRWCKQVIDVLGQIAAAVPGGGESSVARNARKAMDAVLRGVVAYSSVG, from the coding sequence ATGACAGAGGACCTCTCACCAGCTGAGCGATACCAGGCATTCCGGATCCGCGCCGCCGAGCAGGCCACGGCACTCGCGCCCTTCCGCGAGATGTACGAGTTCGATCTGGACCCGTTCCAGATAGAGGCATGCAAGGCCCTGGAAGCGGGTAAGGGGGTGCTGGTCGCCGCCCCGACGGGGTCGGGCAAGACGATCGTCGGCGAGTTCGCCGTGCATCTCGCGCTCCGCCAGGGGCGCAAGTGCTTCTACACCACGCCCATCAAGGCCCTGTCGAACCAGAAGTACGCCGATCTGGTCAAGCGCTACGGCGCGGACAAGGTCGGCCTGCTGACCGGCGACAACAGCGTCAACGCCGATGCCCCGGTGGTCGTCATGACCACCGAAGTGCTGCGGAACATGCTGTACGCGGGCTCGCAGGCGCTCCGCGGCCTCGGTCATGTCGTGATGGACGAGGTGCACTACCTCTCCGACCGCTTCCGCGGCGCGGTGTGGGAGGAAGTGATCATTCATCTGCCGGATTCGGTGACGCTGGTGTCGCTCTCGGCGACCGTGTCCAACGCCGAGGAGTTCGGCGACTGGCTGGACACCGTCCGCGGCGACACCGAAGTGATCGTCGCCGAGAGCCGGCCCGTGCCGCTCTGGCAGCACGTACTGGCCGGCCGCCGGATGTACGACCTCTTCGAGGAGGAGACCGACCACGGCGGCCGTGGCGCCGGCCGCCGCGAGGTCAACCCCGACCTCGTCCGGCTCGCCCGCATGGAGAACCAGCGCGGGTACAACCCGCGCGAGCGCCGCCGCGGAAAGATGGTGCGCGAGGCGGACCGCGAGCGCGAGCGGCGCCAGCGCAGCCGGATCTGGACCCCGTCCAGGCCCGAGGTCATCGACCGGCTGGACGCGGAAGGGCTGCTGCCCGCGATCACGTTCATCTTCAGCCGGGCCGGCTGCGAGGCCGCCGTGCAGCAGTGTCTGCAGGCCGGACTGCGCCTCAACGACGAGGACAGGCGCCGGCTGGTGCGGGAGATCGTCGAGGAGCGCACCGCGTCCATCCCCGGCGAGGACCTCCACGTCCTCGGCTACTACGAATGGCTCGAAGGGCTGGAGCGGGGTATCGCCGCCCACCACGCGGGCATGCTGCCGACCTTCAAGGAGGTCGTCGAGGAGCTGTTCGTACGCGGGCTGGTCAAGGCCGTCTTCGCGACGGAGACCCTCGCCCTCGGCATCAACATGCCCGCGCGCTCCGTGGTGTTGGAGAAGCTCGTCAAGTGGAACGGCGAGCAGCACGCGGACATCACCCCCGGCGAGTACACCCAGCTGACCGGTCGTGCCGGGCGGCGCGGGATCGATGTCGAAGGCCATGCGGTGGTCCTGTGGCAGCGCGGCATGGACCCGGGGGCGCTGGCCGGACTCGCGGGTACGCGCACCTATCCGCTGCGGTCCAGCTTCCGGCCCTCGTACAACATGGCCGTCAACCTGGTGCACCAGTTCGGGCGGCACCGGTCGCGCGAGCTGCTGGAGACCTCGTTCGCACAGTTCCAGGCCGACCGGTCGGTCGTCGGGATCTCCCGGCAGGTGCAGAAGAACGAGGAGGGCCTGGCGGGTTACCGCGAGGGCATGACCTGCCACCTCGGTGACTTCGAGGAGTACGCGCGGCTGCGCCGCGACCTCAAGGAGCGGGAGACGGAGCTCGCCAAGCACGGTGCTTCGCAGCGCCGTGCGGCGGCTGCGGCGTCCCTGGAGAAGCTGAAGCCGGGCGACGTCATCCACGTGCCGACCGGGAAGTTCGCCGGGCTGGCGCTCGTGCTGGACCCGGGGCTGCCGGCCGGGCGGGTCAACGGGTACCGGGGGCTCGAATACAACGACGGGCCGCGGCCGTTGGTGCTGACCTCCGAGCGACAGGTCAAGCGGCTCGCCGCGATCGACTTCCCCGTGCCGGTCGAGGCCGTGGAGCGGATGCGGGTGCCCAAGTCCTTCAACCCGCGGTCGCCGCAGTCGAGGCGGGATCTGGCGTCGGCGCTGCGGACGAAGGCGGGGCACATCGTGCCGGAGCGGCACCGCAGGGGCCGGGCCGAGGCCGCCGACGACCAGCAGATCGCCCGCTACCGGGCCGAGCTGCGGGCGCACCCCTGCCATGGGTGCGCCGAGCGCGAGGACCATGCGCGGTGGGCGGAGCGGTACCACCGCCTGCAGCGGGACACGAAGCAGCTGGAGCGGCGGATCGAGGGGCGGACGAACACGATTGCCCGCACCTTCGACCGGATCGTCGCGCTCCTCACCGAGCTGGACTATCTGCGGGGCAACGAGGTCACCGAGCACGGGCGGCGGCTGGCCCGGCTGTACGGCGAGCTGGACCTGCTGGCGAGCGAGTGTCTCCGGGCCGGTGTGTGGGAGGGGCTGAACCCGGCGGAGCTCGCCGCCTGTGTGTCGGCGCTGGTGTACGAGGCGCGGCAGGCGGACGACGCGGTGGCACCGAAGCTGCCGTCCGGGCCGGCGAAGACGGCGATGGCCGAGATGGTCCACATCTGGGGGCGGCTCGATGCCCTGGAGGAGGACTTCAAGATCAACCAGGCGGAGGGGGTCGGGCAGCGGGAGCCCGATCTCGGGTTCGCCTGGGCGGTCTACATGTGGGCGTCGGGGCGGACGCTGGACGAGGTGCTGCGCGAGGCGGAGATGCCGGCAGGGGACTTCGTACGGTGGTGCAAGCAGGTGATCGATGTGCTGGGGCAGATCGCTGCTGCGGTACCGGGGGGCGGGGAAAGCTCCGTGGCTCGCAATGCGCGCAAGGCGATGGACGCGGTGCTGCGGGGGGTTGTGGCTTACAGCTCGGTGGGGTGA
- a CDS encoding diacylglycerol kinase → MTSEITLFVNPTAGRGRGAHAAQPAASALRDAGFSVRTVLGEDADDALRRAREAVDGGTGALIAVGGDGMMSLALQAVAGTMTPLGVIAVGTGNDFARALGLPIRDPAAAGRLAAEALKGGAIRDIDLGRVGDRWFGSVLASGFDSRVNDRGNRMRWVGGRFKYDLAILAELAAFRTIPYRIRLDGGPVQEIEATLIAVGNGSTYGGGMRICADAVMDDGLFDVTVVGDCSRTTLLKVFPRVYRGTHLDHPAVTVHRVSSIELAAASVTAYADGEPLGALPLTATCVPAAVRVLAQ, encoded by the coding sequence GTGACCAGCGAGATCACCCTTTTCGTCAATCCCACCGCAGGACGCGGCCGGGGCGCGCACGCCGCGCAGCCGGCCGCTTCCGCATTGCGGGACGCCGGATTCTCCGTACGTACGGTCCTCGGCGAGGACGCCGACGACGCGCTGCGGCGGGCCCGTGAGGCAGTCGACGGCGGGACCGGCGCACTGATAGCCGTGGGCGGGGACGGCATGATGTCCCTCGCCCTCCAGGCCGTGGCCGGGACCATGACGCCGCTCGGTGTGATCGCCGTCGGCACCGGCAACGACTTCGCCCGCGCCCTCGGCCTGCCGATACGGGACCCGGCCGCTGCGGGCCGGCTCGCCGCCGAGGCGCTCAAGGGCGGGGCGATCAGGGACATCGACCTCGGCCGGGTCGGCGACCGGTGGTTCGGGTCCGTGCTCGCCTCCGGCTTCGACTCCCGGGTCAACGACCGGGGCAACCGGATGCGCTGGGTCGGCGGACGGTTCAAGTACGACCTCGCGATCCTCGCCGAACTCGCTGCGTTCCGGACGATCCCGTACCGCATCAGGCTCGACGGCGGGCCGGTCCAGGAGATCGAGGCGACGCTCATCGCGGTCGGCAACGGCTCCACCTACGGCGGGGGCATGCGGATCTGTGCGGACGCCGTCATGGACGACGGGCTCTTCGACGTGACCGTCGTCGGCGACTGCAGCCGTACGACGCTGCTCAAGGTGTTTCCCCGGGTCTACCGGGGAACGCACCTCGACCACCCCGCGGTCACCGTGCACCGGGTCTCGTCGATCGAGCTGGCCGCCGCCTCCGTCACCGCCTACGCGGACGGCGAACCGCTCGGTGCGCTGCCGCTCACCGCCACGTGCGTGCCGGCTGCGGTCAGGGTTCTTGCACAGTGA
- a CDS encoding 5-oxoprolinase/urea amidolyase family protein, which translates to MTNFDTLLVANRGEIAVRIIRTARRLGLRTVAVFSDPDRSAPHVRLADTAIRLGPAPAKDSYLDADLVLKAAKDTGAGAIHPGYGFLSEDAGFARRCEDAGIVFVGPTAEQLELFGAKHTARAAAEAAGVPLAPGTGLLPDLPSAVAAADRIGYPVMLKATGGGGGIGMSSCRSVDELADAWERVQRVAAASFSSAGVFLERLVEDARHVEVQVFGDGRGRVVTFGDRDCSLQRRNQKVLEEAPAPGLPPHVREQLAASAQDLCAAVDYRSAGTVEFVYDAARAEAYFLEVNTRLQVEHPVTEEIYGVDLVEWMLRLAQGDTDVVREPDTPRGHAVEARVYAEDPTRDHRPGAGLLTRVAFPEGVRVDTWVETGTEVTTSYDPMLAKVVAYGTDRADALARLDTALAATRIDGIETNLGLVRAALADDRVHTATHSTATLATVSDPTPRIEVVSGGTLTTVQDWPGRTGYWQVGVPPSGPMDDLSFRLGNTALGNDAGAPGLECTLQGPALRFTHPTTVCVTGAPAAVTVDGEPVALWEPFTVPAGSTLAVGAPDGHGLRTYVLFAGGGLDVPGFLGSAATFTLGGFGGHGGRALRTGDVLHGGAARTPSAPVPESDRPHIGGSWQIGAAEGPHAAPEFFTEEDIHDFYAADWKVHFNSARTGVRLVGPKPRWARTDGGEAGLHPSNIHDTPYSVGAVDYTGDMPVLLGPDGPSLGGFVCPATVVTGERWKLGQLRPGDTVSFTPVTITGERRPDIVDGGILYRSDDVTYRRSGDDNVLVEYGPMQLDLALRMRVHALMEALTAAAVPGITGLTPGIRSLQIQTDPELLPQHRLLALLHATEAALPPTDALTVPSRTVHLPLSWDDPATREAIARYMAGVRDDAPWCPWNIEFIRRVNGLDSVDDVYRTVFDAEYLVLGLGDVYLGAPVATPLDPRHRLVTTKYNPARTWTAENSVGIGGAYLCIYGMEGPGGYQFVGRTTQVWSGWQQRGAFEPGSPWLLRFFDRIKWYPVEADELLELRADIASGRFVPRIEEGEFSLARYEKFLADNADSIAGFRTRQGAAFSAERDAWEAAGEFARAEAATEPAPPAAEVTVPSGGRLVEAEFAASVWQLNVAAGDTVTAGQPLLALEAMKMESRVHAPADGIVVEILTRPGAQVEPGTALLVLAPPPTN; encoded by the coding sequence ATGACGAATTTCGACACACTGCTGGTGGCCAACCGGGGCGAGATCGCGGTACGGATCATCCGCACCGCCCGCCGCCTCGGTCTCCGCACGGTCGCGGTCTTCTCCGACCCGGACCGCTCAGCGCCCCATGTCCGCCTCGCCGACACGGCGATACGGCTGGGTCCCGCGCCCGCCAAGGACTCGTACCTCGACGCCGACCTGGTCCTGAAGGCCGCCAAGGACACCGGGGCCGGAGCCATCCACCCCGGCTACGGCTTCCTCTCCGAGGACGCCGGGTTCGCCCGGCGCTGCGAGGACGCGGGGATCGTCTTCGTCGGCCCGACCGCCGAGCAGCTGGAGCTGTTCGGAGCGAAGCACACCGCTCGCGCGGCCGCCGAGGCCGCGGGCGTACCGCTCGCCCCCGGCACCGGGCTGCTCCCCGACCTGCCGTCGGCGGTGGCGGCGGCAGACCGCATCGGCTATCCCGTGATGCTCAAGGCGACCGGCGGTGGCGGCGGGATCGGCATGTCGTCATGTCGATCCGTCGACGAACTCGCCGACGCCTGGGAGCGGGTGCAGCGGGTCGCCGCCGCGTCCTTCTCCTCCGCCGGTGTCTTCCTCGAACGCCTCGTGGAGGACGCCCGCCATGTCGAGGTTCAGGTCTTCGGCGACGGCCGGGGCCGGGTGGTGACCTTCGGCGACCGCGACTGCTCCCTGCAGCGCCGCAACCAGAAGGTTTTGGAGGAAGCCCCCGCCCCGGGGCTGCCGCCGCACGTCCGTGAACAACTGGCCGCGTCCGCCCAGGATCTGTGCGCGGCGGTCGACTACCGCTCGGCGGGCACGGTGGAGTTCGTCTACGACGCGGCGCGCGCGGAGGCGTACTTCCTGGAGGTCAACACCCGCCTCCAGGTCGAACACCCGGTCACCGAGGAGATCTACGGCGTCGACCTCGTCGAGTGGATGCTGCGCCTCGCCCAGGGCGACACGGACGTCGTACGCGAACCGGATACGCCGCGCGGCCATGCCGTCGAGGCCCGGGTCTACGCCGAGGACCCGACCCGCGACCACCGCCCAGGCGCGGGCCTGCTGACCCGGGTCGCGTTCCCCGAGGGAGTCCGTGTCGACACCTGGGTCGAGACGGGGACGGAGGTGACGACGTCGTACGACCCGATGCTGGCGAAGGTCGTCGCGTACGGCACCGACCGCGCCGACGCCCTCGCACGGCTGGACACGGCACTCGCCGCCACCCGGATCGACGGCATCGAGACCAACCTCGGACTGGTACGGGCCGCTCTGGCCGATGACCGGGTCCACACCGCCACGCACTCCACGGCCACGCTCGCCACCGTCAGCGACCCGACCCCGCGCATCGAGGTGGTCTCCGGCGGCACCCTCACCACGGTGCAGGACTGGCCCGGCCGCACGGGCTACTGGCAGGTCGGCGTCCCGCCGTCGGGCCCGATGGACGACCTGTCGTTCCGCCTCGGCAACACCGCGCTCGGCAATGACGCGGGCGCACCCGGTCTCGAATGCACGCTCCAGGGCCCGGCCCTGCGGTTCACCCACCCGACCACGGTCTGTGTCACGGGCGCACCCGCCGCCGTGACGGTCGACGGCGAACCGGTCGCCCTGTGGGAACCCTTCACCGTCCCGGCGGGCTCCACACTCGCGGTCGGCGCACCGGACGGACACGGTCTGCGTACGTACGTCCTCTTCGCCGGCGGCGGCCTGGACGTGCCCGGCTTCCTAGGCAGCGCGGCGACCTTCACCCTCGGCGGCTTCGGCGGACACGGCGGCCGGGCCCTGCGCACGGGCGACGTCCTGCACGGCGGCGCGGCGCGTACCCCGAGCGCCCCCGTACCGGAGTCCGACCGTCCGCACATCGGTGGCAGCTGGCAGATAGGCGCGGCCGAAGGCCCGCACGCCGCACCGGAGTTCTTCACCGAGGAGGACATCCACGACTTCTACGCCGCCGACTGGAAGGTCCACTTCAACTCGGCCCGCACCGGTGTCCGGCTGGTCGGCCCCAAGCCGCGCTGGGCCCGCACCGACGGCGGCGAGGCCGGACTCCACCCCTCGAACATCCATGACACGCCGTACTCGGTGGGCGCCGTCGACTACACGGGAGACATGCCTGTGCTGCTCGGCCCCGACGGGCCGTCGCTGGGCGGCTTCGTCTGCCCGGCGACCGTGGTGACGGGCGAACGGTGGAAGCTGGGCCAGCTACGGCCCGGCGACACGGTCAGCTTCACACCGGTGACGATCACCGGCGAGCGGCGCCCGGACATCGTCGACGGCGGCATCCTGTACCGGAGCGACGATGTCACGTACCGCCGCAGCGGCGACGACAACGTGCTGGTCGAGTACGGCCCGATGCAGCTGGACCTGGCCCTGCGGATGCGGGTGCACGCCCTGATGGAGGCGCTGACCGCGGCGGCCGTACCCGGCATCACCGGCCTCACACCCGGCATCCGCTCGCTCCAGATCCAGACGGATCCGGAACTACTCCCCCAGCACCGGCTCCTGGCACTCCTCCACGCCACCGAGGCGGCGCTCCCGCCCACGGACGCTCTGACCGTGCCGTCGCGGACCGTGCATCTGCCGCTGTCCTGGGACGATCCGGCGACCCGCGAGGCCATCGCCCGCTATATGGCGGGGGTACGCGACGACGCCCCCTGGTGCCCGTGGAACATCGAGTTCATCCGCCGGGTCAACGGCCTGGACTCGGTCGACGACGTGTACCGCACGGTCTTCGACGCCGAGTATCTGGTGCTGGGGCTCGGCGACGTCTATCTGGGCGCACCGGTAGCCACCCCGCTCGACCCCCGGCACCGTCTGGTCACCACCAAGTACAACCCGGCCCGCACCTGGACGGCGGAGAACTCGGTCGGCATCGGCGGCGCCTATCTCTGCATCTACGGGATGGAGGGGCCGGGCGGTTACCAGTTCGTCGGGCGCACCACCCAGGTGTGGTCGGGGTGGCAGCAGCGCGGCGCTTTCGAGCCCGGCTCACCGTGGCTGCTGAGGTTCTTCGACCGGATCAAGTGGTACCCGGTGGAGGCGGACGAACTCCTGGAGCTCCGCGCGGACATCGCGTCGGGCCGGTTCGTACCGCGCATCGAGGAGGGCGAGTTCTCCCTGGCGCGGTACGAGAAGTTCCTGGCCGACAACGCCGACTCGATCGCCGGGTTCCGCACCCGTCAGGGCGCCGCCTTCTCGGCGGAACGGGACGCCTGGGAGGCGGCCGGCGAGTTCGCGCGGGCGGAGGCCGCCACGGAACCCGCGCCACCGGCGGCCGAAGTGACGGTGCCGTCGGGCGGCCGGCTGGTGGAGGCCGAGTTCGCGGCGTCGGTCTGGCAGCTGAACGTCGCCGCGGGCGACACGGTGACGGCGGGTCAGCCTCTTCTCGCACTGGAGGCGATGAAGATGGAGTCCCGGGTCCACGCCCCGGCGGACGGCATCGTCGTGGAGATCCTCACCCGGCCGGGTGCCCAGGTGGAACCGGGCACGGCACTGCTGGTCCTGGCCCCGCCCCCCACGAACTGA
- the tatC gene encoding twin-arginine translocase subunit TatC, translated as MLKSARKQETDPEGRMPLVEHLRELRNRLAKALLAIVVVTIVAAFFYKGIIEFFTDPVLKAVGCDSSFAELAKKEDGTCARIVLNGLLTPFTLALKVSLMAGVVLSSPIWLYQLWAFIAPGLHRHEKKYSLAFVGAGFPLFLAGGFFAYKTLPTMAKVLLDFSPAGLDNQLPLDDLLDLITRMVVVFGLSFELPLLLVMLNLGGVITGKRMLGWWRGMIMGITVFAALATPSTDPLTMLALAGPIWVLYFCATALSLLNDRRKAQRAAEGPADDEASELDLTPEDVGEIEPVSSVRSLPAQSGPDRDRVNGYDDIT; from the coding sequence TTGCTCAAGTCTGCCCGCAAACAGGAGACGGACCCCGAGGGCCGCATGCCCTTGGTGGAGCACCTGCGTGAGCTGCGCAACCGGCTGGCGAAGGCTCTCCTGGCGATCGTCGTCGTCACGATCGTCGCCGCGTTCTTCTACAAGGGGATCATCGAGTTCTTCACCGACCCGGTGCTGAAGGCGGTCGGTTGCGATTCGAGCTTCGCCGAACTCGCCAAGAAGGAGGACGGCACCTGTGCGCGCATCGTCCTGAACGGTCTGCTGACGCCGTTCACCCTTGCGCTCAAGGTCTCCCTGATGGCAGGCGTCGTCCTTTCGTCGCCGATCTGGCTCTACCAGCTCTGGGCGTTCATCGCCCCGGGGCTGCACAGGCACGAGAAGAAGTACTCGCTGGCCTTCGTCGGCGCGGGCTTCCCGCTCTTCCTCGCCGGTGGGTTCTTCGCGTACAAGACGCTGCCCACGATGGCGAAGGTCCTGCTGGACTTCTCGCCGGCCGGTCTGGACAACCAGCTGCCGCTCGACGACCTGCTGGACCTGATCACCCGCATGGTGGTGGTCTTCGGGCTCTCCTTCGAGCTGCCCCTGCTGCTCGTCATGCTCAACCTCGGTGGCGTCATCACGGGCAAGCGGATGCTCGGCTGGTGGCGCGGCATGATCATGGGCATCACGGTCTTCGCCGCACTGGCGACGCCCAGTACGGACCCGCTGACCATGCTGGCGCTCGCCGGGCCGATCTGGGTCCTGTACTTCTGCGCGACGGCGCTGTCGCTCCTCAACGACCGCCGCAAGGCACAGCGCGCGGCGGAGGGTCCCGCCGATGACGAGGCGTCGGAGCTGGACCTCACTCCGGAGGACGTCGGTGAGATCGAACCGGTCTCGTCCGTCAGGTCGCTGCCGGCGCAGTCGGGGCCGGACCGTGACCGGGTGAACGGTTACGACGACATCACCTGA
- a CDS encoding urea amidolyase associated protein UAAP2, translating to MTVATTVTGTVRSSDVIPARAAWSAVVRAGEQLTLTDLHGNQAVDFLVYDAQDTAVRYSAPDTVHAQGSIFLTTGSVLLSNEHTPLMTVTEDTCGRHDTVGGACSKESNTLRYGHHTWSQHACVDNFLAEGARHGLGKRDLVSNINWYMNVPVEKDGTLGIVDGISAPGLRVTLRAERDVLVLVSNCPQINNPCNGFDPTAVEATIGEATA from the coding sequence ATGACCGTCGCCACCACTGTCACCGGCACCGTCCGCAGCTCGGACGTGATCCCCGCGCGGGCCGCCTGGTCCGCCGTCGTCCGTGCCGGCGAACAGCTCACGCTGACCGATCTGCACGGCAATCAGGCCGTGGACTTCCTGGTGTACGACGCCCAGGACACCGCCGTCCGCTACAGCGCCCCGGACACCGTCCACGCACAGGGCAGCATCTTCCTCACCACCGGCAGCGTGCTGCTGTCCAACGAGCACACCCCGCTGATGACGGTCACCGAGGACACCTGCGGCCGCCACGACACGGTCGGCGGCGCCTGCTCCAAGGAGTCCAACACCCTGCGCTACGGGCACCACACCTGGTCGCAGCACGCCTGTGTGGACAACTTCCTCGCGGAGGGCGCCCGGCACGGGCTCGGCAAGCGCGATCTGGTCTCCAACATCAACTGGTACATGAACGTCCCCGTGGAGAAGGACGGCACGCTCGGCATCGTCGACGGCATCTCCGCCCCCGGTCTGCGGGTCACCCTGCGCGCCGAACGGGACGTCCTGGTCCTGGTCTCCAACTGCCCCCAGATCAACAACCCCTGCAACGGCTTCGACCCGACGGCCGTCGAAGCCACCATCGGTGAGGCCACCGCATGA